GGTTTTATATGTTCTATTCTAAAATTAATTAGAAAGGATATTCGTAAATCTCTGATTCGTGGAAGAAAGGGTTTCCAGTAGGCATCAATTTTAGTTTTGATAAAGCTGTCATTACTGTGAACGTAAACAATCCAATCACAAATACAAATGAACCTAATACCAATAATGCGTTTGAAGCATTGTTCCAGTATGGACCAACTGTTCCCGGCATTACCATATTGAAGTAATCTACGGCGTGACCAATAATTACAACACAAGCCATAAATGTAACCACTTTGTAATTTCTCTTGATGCTACTACTTACTAAAACCAATAGCGGAGCCAAGAAATTGATAATCAACATTGGTAGGAATGTCGGTGCATAATATTCGAATCTACCAAAGAAGTAGTTAACCTCTTCTGGAACGTTAGCATACCAATAAAGCATAAACTGACAGAACCAAAGGTAAGACCACAACATACTTGTAGCAAATAAGAATTTACCAAGATCGTGAAGGTGGTTATTATTGAACTGAGGATAAACTCCTTTTTTCTTAAGATAAACACTGATGATAATCATTACAGCAATAGAAGTAGATAAACAACTAACCATTGAATACCAAATATAAAGCGTAGAATACCAGTGAGGGTCAATAGACATCAACCAATCCCAAGCCCAAGCTGCAGAAGCAAACCCGAAGAATGCGATATAACCAACGCTCCAGCTATATAAACTAGCGTAGATCTTTCTGTTTCCTTTGTTCTCATCTACTTTTTTAGAAACACTCTTTAATTTTAAAACAAAAAATGTTGCTCCTAATACATAAATAAGAGTTCTGATAGCATAAAAAGGAATATTAAGGAATCTTTTCTTTTCAAATAATATGACATCAAATTCTGGAGAATTTGGATCTGTCAATTCTGGATCCATCCAATGGAAAAGGTGTCCGTATCCTGAGATATTCAAAAGCATTATAATTACTAATAATGCTCCTCCGTAAGGAATGAATGAAGCAATCGCTTCCATTACTCTTGTTACAATAATAGACCAACCTGCGTGTGCTGCGTGCTGGATACTGTAAAAGAATAATGCACAACAGCTAATTCCAAATGCAAATACCGCAAATGTGTGAATAGCTGCCAAAGGCTGATTATGAATCTGATGTTTTGCGTGCTCCAGATGAGCATTGTGATCCTGAGGACCAA
The genomic region above belongs to Epilithonimonas zeae and contains:
- a CDS encoding quinol:cytochrome C oxidoreductase, with protein sequence MYSFSPKLRLYSIILIVVGVVLFGIGYALNHGLDDTAISHWMESVHSKGHEAPTHSSELVGPQDHNAHLEHAKHQIHNQPLAAIHTFAVFAFGISCCALFFYSIQHAAHAGWSIIVTRVMEAIASFIPYGGALLVIIMLLNISGYGHLFHWMDPELTDPNSPEFDVILFEKKRFLNIPFYAIRTLIYVLGATFFVLKLKSVSKKVDENKGNRKIYASLYSWSVGYIAFFGFASAAWAWDWLMSIDPHWYSTLYIWYSMVSCLSTSIAVMIIISVYLKKKGVYPQFNNNHLHDLGKFLFATSMLWSYLWFCQFMLYWYANVPEEVNYFFGRFEYYAPTFLPMLIINFLAPLLVLVSSSIKRNYKVVTFMACVVIIGHAVDYFNMVMPGTVGPYWNNASNALLVLGSFVFVIGLFTFTVMTALSKLKLMPTGNPFFHESEIYEYPF